From one Halosimplex rubrum genomic stretch:
- a CDS encoding endonuclease NucS domain-containing protein — protein MHDEVRVVAGDCTTTFDGRNEREHRGDVVTVVKPDNTVLVHDADGYQPVAWLTRADSVQFVDGVLDAREGDQHLRVEVHDEHGAARHPVSRAGVPVGDCPTCEGRLVLARGAVLCRTCDEEYSIPRDGAVLEESCPVCALPLLRVERGAEFEVCVDRDCESIDDRVTERFDREWDCPNCEGDLRILRRGGLIAGCERYPDCDTGFGVPTGVVDGTCDCGLPVFETPSGRRCLDTGCERP, from the coding sequence ATGCACGACGAGGTGCGCGTCGTCGCGGGCGACTGCACGACGACGTTCGACGGCCGCAACGAGCGCGAACACCGCGGCGACGTGGTCACGGTGGTCAAACCGGACAACACGGTGCTGGTCCACGACGCCGACGGCTACCAGCCGGTCGCCTGGCTCACCAGGGCCGACAGCGTCCAGTTCGTCGACGGCGTCCTCGACGCCCGCGAGGGCGACCAGCACCTCCGCGTCGAGGTCCACGACGAACACGGCGCCGCCCGCCACCCCGTCTCGCGGGCGGGCGTCCCGGTCGGCGACTGCCCGACCTGTGAGGGGCGGCTCGTCCTCGCCCGCGGGGCCGTGCTGTGTCGGACCTGCGACGAGGAGTACTCGATCCCGCGGGACGGCGCGGTGCTGGAGGAGTCCTGTCCGGTCTGCGCGCTCCCCCTGCTTCGGGTCGAGCGAGGCGCAGAGTTCGAGGTCTGCGTCGACCGCGACTGCGAGTCCATCGACGACCGGGTGACCGAGCGCTTCGACCGGGAGTGGGACTGTCCGAACTGCGAGGGGGACCTGCGGATCCTCCGTCGGGGCGGCCTGATCGCCGGCTGCGAGCGCTACCCCGACTGCGATACCGGGTTCGGCGTCCCCACGGGCGTCGTCGACGGGACCTGCGACTGCGGCCTGCCGGTGTTCGAGACGCCGTCCGGTCGGCGGTGTCTGGATACGGGGTGCGAACGGCCCTGA
- a CDS encoding aminopeptidase: MTDLRRPAETAVEKCLGLESAESCLVVTDEVCQSVGEAIYEVARETTDDAAIVRYGSGDQFSEEPPTPVAAAMQHADVVFAPTANSLSHTQARSAATDAGARVATLPTITETVFETGLNADYDRIADACEDIFSQVVDAEEIRVVTDRGTDITLETGSADWYQDTGILREPGEMTNLPAGEVFTSPTSGDGTFVVDGTMRPHGLLDDTDPIEIDVEAGQVTRISDPAVREEIESAAETAGDAAYNLAELGIGTNTGVTELVGSVLLDEKAAGTVHIAVGDDHAIGGDTAAPIHLDGVIRDPTVYADGDEIELPSGI, translated from the coding sequence GTGACCGATCTCCGCCGGCCAGCCGAGACGGCAGTCGAGAAGTGTCTGGGACTCGAGTCCGCAGAATCGTGTCTCGTCGTCACAGACGAGGTGTGCCAGTCAGTGGGGGAAGCCATCTACGAGGTCGCTCGGGAGACCACCGACGACGCCGCCATCGTCAGGTACGGATCCGGCGACCAGTTCAGCGAGGAGCCGCCGACGCCCGTGGCGGCGGCGATGCAGCACGCGGACGTCGTGTTCGCGCCGACCGCCAACAGTCTCAGCCACACGCAGGCGCGGTCGGCCGCGACCGACGCCGGCGCCCGCGTCGCGACGCTCCCGACGATCACCGAGACGGTCTTCGAGACGGGGCTGAACGCCGACTACGACCGGATCGCCGACGCGTGCGAGGACATCTTCTCGCAGGTCGTCGACGCCGAGGAGATCCGGGTCGTCACCGACCGCGGGACGGACATCACCCTCGAAACCGGTTCGGCCGACTGGTACCAGGATACCGGGATCCTCCGCGAACCCGGTGAGATGACGAACCTCCCGGCGGGCGAGGTGTTCACGAGTCCGACCAGCGGCGACGGGACCTTCGTGGTCGACGGGACGATGCGCCCCCACGGGCTCCTGGACGACACCGACCCGATCGAGATCGACGTCGAGGCGGGGCAGGTGACCCGCATCAGCGACCCGGCGGTCCGCGAGGAGATCGAGTCCGCGGCCGAGACCGCGGGCGACGCCGCCTACAACCTCGCGGAGCTGGGTATCGGGACCAACACCGGCGTGACCGAGCTCGTCGGCTCGGTCCTCCTCGACGAGAAGGCCGCGGGGACCGTCCACATCGCGGTCGGCGACGACCACGCGATCGGCGGTGACACGGCGGCCCCGATCCACCTCGACGGCGTCATCCGCGACCCGACGGTGTACGCCGACGGGGACGAGATCGAACTGCCGAGCGGTATCTGA
- a CDS encoding tryptophan--tRNA ligase has product MTSDSPDSDAAEGDAGTEEARLHTDGGVNAEGADDTTLDPWGSATVSDYRKLFAEFGIEAFDEVLPEVPDPHYLMRRGVIFGHRDYRPVARAMRDGEDFAALSGFMPTGDPHIGHKLVFDEIIWHQQQGGDAYGLIADLEAHSARGLTWDEIDTHARDYVLSLLALGFDPEEGELYRQSTNRDVQDLAFELGVEANFSELQAIYDFDGETDVSHMQSVVTQMADILYPQADEPRPTVIPVGPDQDPHMRLARDLAARMRYFRVTEAFAGFEVADERERALLGEVYESLDEGDAAAGDAGDDTLRCEDAADALRADRADYETAGYDAATVEGVLEKLENAGMEPIRRRTRFLGRNATDAAFDALVEAVDGEKRVYDEHVDAFELSRERAEDLAREVELDHGGYGFLAPSSIYHRFMTGLTGGKMSSSVPASHISLLDDPEEGYDKVKAATTGGRQSAEEQRELGGEADECPVYELYAYLLAGDDDEFATEVYEECVGGERLCGGCKEQAAELMAEFLEDHQEKRAEWTERLDELDIDLNVAADRRGR; this is encoded by the coding sequence ATGACATCCGATTCGCCCGATTCAGACGCGGCCGAGGGGGACGCCGGCACCGAGGAGGCCCGGCTCCACACAGACGGTGGGGTCAACGCCGAAGGCGCCGACGACACGACGCTGGACCCGTGGGGGTCGGCGACCGTCTCGGACTACCGGAAGCTGTTCGCCGAGTTCGGCATCGAGGCGTTCGACGAGGTGCTGCCCGAGGTGCCCGACCCACACTACCTGATGCGCCGCGGGGTCATCTTCGGCCACCGCGACTACCGCCCGGTCGCTCGCGCGATGCGCGACGGCGAGGACTTCGCCGCGCTCTCGGGGTTCATGCCCACCGGCGACCCGCACATCGGCCACAAGCTCGTCTTCGACGAGATCATCTGGCACCAGCAACAGGGCGGCGACGCCTACGGCCTCATCGCCGACCTCGAAGCCCACAGCGCCCGCGGTCTGACCTGGGACGAAATCGACACGCACGCGCGGGACTACGTCCTCTCGCTGCTCGCGCTCGGGTTCGACCCCGAGGAGGGCGAACTGTACCGCCAGTCGACCAACCGCGACGTGCAGGACCTGGCCTTCGAACTCGGCGTCGAGGCGAACTTCTCGGAGCTGCAGGCGATCTACGACTTCGACGGCGAGACGGACGTCTCGCACATGCAGAGCGTCGTCACGCAGATGGCGGACATCCTCTACCCGCAGGCCGACGAGCCGCGCCCCACGGTGATCCCGGTCGGCCCCGACCAGGACCCGCACATGCGTCTCGCGCGGGACCTCGCCGCGCGGATGCGCTACTTCCGCGTCACCGAGGCGTTCGCCGGGTTCGAAGTCGCAGACGAGCGCGAGCGCGCCCTGCTCGGCGAGGTGTACGAGTCGCTCGACGAGGGCGACGCGGCCGCCGGGGACGCCGGCGACGACACCCTGCGCTGCGAGGACGCCGCCGACGCCCTGCGCGCCGACCGCGCCGACTACGAGACCGCCGGCTACGACGCGGCCACCGTCGAGGGGGTCCTCGAGAAGCTGGAGAACGCCGGCATGGAGCCGATCCGCCGGCGGACCCGGTTCCTCGGGCGCAACGCGACCGACGCGGCTTTCGACGCGCTGGTCGAGGCCGTCGACGGCGAGAAGCGCGTCTACGACGAGCACGTCGACGCCTTCGAGCTCTCCCGCGAACGAGCGGAGGACCTCGCTCGCGAGGTCGAACTCGACCACGGCGGCTACGGCTTCCTGGCGCCCTCGTCGATCTACCACCGGTTCATGACCGGGCTGACCGGCGGCAAGATGTCCTCGTCGGTGCCCGCCTCGCACATCTCCCTGCTCGACGACCCCGAGGAGGGCTACGACAAGGTCAAGGCGGCGACCACCGGCGGTCGCCAGTCCGCCGAGGAACAGCGCGAACTCGGCGGCGAGGCCGACGAGTGCCCGGTCTACGAGCTGTACGCTTACCTGCTGGCGGGCGACGACGACGAGTTCGCCACGGAGGTCTACGAGGAGTGCGTCGGCGGCGAGCGCCTCTGCGGCGGGTGCAAGGAGCAGGCCGCCGAGCTGATGGCCGAGTTCCTCGAAGACCACCAGGAGAAACGCGCGGAGTGGACCGAGAGGCTCGACGAACTGGACATCGACCTGAACGTCGCGGCCGATCGACGGGGCCGGTGA
- a CDS encoding HAD family hydrolase codes for MDAVCFDMDGVVVDSEDYWHPYEREQLLPLVGLEDLDLDEITGMNYREIYDYLAETYEIEADRGEFLGWYEETATAIYGEEVALLADGDELLAELRERGVTVALVSSSPHDWIDVVLDRFGLDFDAVVSADAFDGPGKPEPGVYEHAAERIGVDPVETVAVEDSLHGIESAGRAGMHVVGFRHGAADETDRSGADYVADSPNDLREHLLARADGD; via the coding sequence ATGGACGCGGTCTGTTTCGACATGGACGGAGTGGTGGTCGACTCCGAGGACTACTGGCACCCCTACGAACGCGAACAGCTCCTCCCGCTGGTAGGCCTGGAGGACCTCGATCTCGACGAGATCACGGGTATGAACTACCGGGAGATCTACGACTACCTCGCCGAGACCTACGAGATCGAGGCCGATCGCGGGGAGTTCCTCGGCTGGTACGAGGAGACCGCGACGGCCATCTACGGCGAGGAGGTCGCCCTGCTCGCCGACGGCGACGAGTTGCTCGCCGAACTCCGCGAGCGCGGCGTCACCGTCGCGCTGGTCTCCTCGTCGCCCCACGACTGGATCGACGTGGTGCTCGACCGCTTCGGTCTCGACTTCGACGCCGTCGTCAGCGCCGACGCCTTCGACGGCCCCGGCAAACCCGAACCGGGCGTCTACGAACACGCCGCCGAGCGGATCGGCGTCGACCCCGTCGAGACGGTCGCAGTCGAGGACTCGCTGCACGGGATCGAGTCGGCGGGTCGGGCGGGGATGCACGTCGTCGGCTTCCGCCACGGCGCCGCCGACGAGACCGACCGGAGCGGGGCCGACTACGTCGCCGACTCCCCGAACGACCTGCGCGAGCACCTGCTCGCCCGCGCGGACGGGGACTGA
- the endA gene encoding tRNA-intron lyase → MHATLSGDVVRAGERARERFYDSSGYGHPVDSGSLELAPVEAAHLLYRGDLDAVEGPDGAAMDFRAFLSSAAVSEIAFLVYKDLRDRGFYLSPARAGWSDSSAARAAVDDPAVDFVVYPRGSGPWDDEVAYRVGVVSEREAVPASGLGDLVLAVVDEEGALTYLQTEHREVSGTSEADLPTGVSGELLSDRSLLWDPPAAIYDLGFYGQPLDDRDGDVIQLSLLEASYLAREGVLDVEGGVAAVVERGREVEGERFDRRLRVYESLRERGLVPKTGYKFGADFRTYSDVQSVDDLGHSELLIRVLAGDHTFSPRDLALDVRLAHGVRKTMAFALVGDEDDTADTDDSDGIEWLSVTRLTP, encoded by the coding sequence ATGCACGCGACGCTCTCGGGGGACGTGGTTCGAGCGGGCGAGCGGGCCCGCGAGCGCTTCTACGACTCGAGCGGCTACGGCCATCCCGTCGACAGCGGGTCGCTCGAACTCGCGCCCGTCGAGGCGGCCCACCTGCTCTACCGCGGCGACCTCGACGCGGTCGAGGGGCCCGACGGCGCGGCGATGGACTTCCGGGCGTTCCTCTCCTCCGCCGCGGTCTCGGAGATCGCCTTCCTCGTCTACAAGGACCTGCGCGACCGCGGGTTCTACCTCTCGCCCGCACGCGCTGGCTGGAGCGACTCCTCGGCCGCCCGGGCGGCCGTCGACGACCCCGCGGTCGACTTCGTCGTCTATCCCCGCGGCTCCGGCCCGTGGGACGACGAGGTGGCCTATCGCGTCGGCGTCGTCAGCGAGCGCGAGGCCGTTCCGGCGAGCGGTCTGGGCGACCTCGTCCTCGCCGTCGTCGACGAGGAGGGCGCGCTCACCTACCTGCAGACGGAGCATCGGGAGGTGTCGGGGACGAGCGAGGCGGACCTTCCGACGGGCGTCTCAGGCGAGTTGCTGTCCGACCGGTCGCTCCTCTGGGACCCGCCGGCGGCGATCTACGACCTGGGGTTCTACGGCCAGCCGCTCGACGACCGGGACGGCGACGTGATACAGCTCTCGCTGCTCGAAGCGTCGTATCTCGCCCGCGAGGGCGTGCTCGACGTCGAGGGTGGGGTGGCGGCCGTGGTCGAGCGCGGCCGCGAGGTCGAGGGCGAGCGCTTCGACCGCCGCCTGCGGGTGTACGAGTCGCTGCGCGAGCGCGGACTCGTGCCCAAGACCGGCTACAAGTTCGGCGCGGACTTCCGGACGTATTCGGACGTGCAGTCCGTCGACGACCTGGGCCACTCGGAGCTGTTGATCCGGGTGCTCGCCGGCGACCACACCTTCTCGCCGCGGGATCTGGCGCTGGACGTGCGGCTGGCCCACGGCGTCCGGAAGACGATGGCGTTCGCGCTGGTCGGCGACGAGGACGACACCGCCGACACCGACGATTCGGACGGGATCGAGTGGCTGTCCGTGACGCGGCTGACGCCGTAG
- a CDS encoding transcriptional regulator FilR1 domain-containing protein, translated as MPDESDVKAVLDQLNSLTQSRVKFQILLDAADGLDADAVTEAYPGVPYTNKSKKDELKKEGLVREDDGEITLTQRGRHIERSLRTLFDEFLIDNRVRPFFRSIECDDEYVPDVTHFAQDATIHRESDDLDLTVKNRYKECLRESETLRELLPFPLGLRQPTEAELVTDDAFDAEYVLSDDFFSDITNNAHYQQRMYDYAADGTVSWYVASELPYMLSVFDDRVLFITQNGRLKIALESADEDIVDWARERYRTIREAAAELDLASENGGVRIERTE; from the coding sequence ATGCCTGACGAAAGCGACGTGAAGGCCGTTCTCGATCAACTGAACAGTCTCACGCAGTCTCGGGTCAAATTTCAGATTCTCCTCGACGCCGCCGACGGCCTCGACGCGGACGCGGTCACCGAAGCGTACCCCGGAGTCCCGTACACGAACAAGAGCAAGAAAGACGAGCTGAAAAAGGAGGGGCTCGTCCGCGAGGACGACGGGGAGATAACCCTGACCCAGCGGGGGAGACACATCGAGCGCTCGCTGCGGACCCTCTTCGACGAGTTCCTCATCGACAACCGAGTTCGACCGTTCTTTCGGTCGATCGAGTGCGACGACGAGTACGTCCCGGACGTGACGCACTTCGCGCAGGACGCGACGATCCACCGGGAGTCCGACGACCTCGACCTCACCGTGAAAAACCGGTACAAGGAGTGTCTCCGGGAATCCGAGACGCTCCGGGAGCTGTTGCCGTTCCCGCTGGGGCTGCGGCAACCGACCGAGGCGGAACTGGTCACCGACGACGCGTTCGACGCGGAGTACGTCCTCAGCGACGATTTCTTCTCCGATATCACCAACAACGCTCACTACCAGCAGCGGATGTACGACTACGCCGCCGACGGGACCGTCTCGTGGTACGTCGCCTCGGAGTTGCCGTACATGCTCAGCGTCTTCGACGACAGGGTGCTGTTCATCACCCAGAACGGGCGACTCAAGATCGCCCTCGAATCGGCCGACGAGGACATCGTCGACTGGGCGCGCGAGCGGTACCGAACGATTCGAGAGGCGGCGGCCGAACTCGACCTCGCAAGCGAGAACGGGGGCGTCCGTATCGAGCGGACAGAGTGA
- a CDS encoding metal-dependent hydrolase translates to MGSFRAHLRAGAGAHLALVSGTVLLALPHAPVEAVVAAVVGAPVTVAGAVVPDVDHPNSRPYRVARVWVPRLTAGAVGFAGAASRESVVGLFRRGPVPDPAPFWAGVAVTAATATAFVATARAVPLVRPTHRGVTHHPAFGVAAGLALTALTLTLLRAAGVEHLRLVSLVVGLCFLCGFGSHLFVDDIWQVPSR, encoded by the coding sequence ATGGGTTCGTTTCGGGCACACCTGCGCGCCGGGGCCGGCGCGCACCTCGCGCTCGTCTCCGGGACCGTCCTCCTGGCGCTCCCTCACGCGCCGGTCGAAGCCGTCGTCGCGGCCGTCGTCGGGGCTCCGGTGACCGTCGCCGGCGCCGTCGTTCCGGACGTCGACCACCCGAACAGCCGTCCGTACCGCGTCGCGCGGGTCTGGGTGCCGCGCCTGACCGCGGGGGCCGTCGGATTCGCGGGCGCGGCGTCGCGGGAGTCGGTCGTCGGTCTCTTCCGGCGCGGTCCGGTGCCCGACCCCGCGCCGTTCTGGGCCGGCGTCGCCGTCACCGCCGCGACCGCGACCGCGTTCGTCGCGACCGCGCGCGCCGTCCCGTTGGTCCGTCCGACCCACCGGGGAGTCACGCACCATCCGGCCTTCGGGGTCGCCGCGGGTCTGGCGCTGACCGCGCTCACCCTGACGCTCCTCCGCGCTGCCGGTGTCGAGCATCTCCGCCTCGTCTCGCTGGTCGTGGGGCTCTGTTTTCTCTGCGGGTTCGGGTCGCACCTGTTCGTCGACGACATCTGGCAGGTGCCGTCGCGCTGA
- a CDS encoding NUDIX domain-containing protein codes for MTVLAPYGFAADGGTERETNDEANAEVTATEIDPTTETPVESLTDPGSLRGREGPTVAERTHAHEDPDHCEATAAGRAVVGVTNDSGAVLLLRPEDADRVFLPNTVVEADGDWADAARRAVAEEAGTTVRLDGVERLRTVDHVVGTDGDTRHQNTTWHVLFRGSPVDASDDVSSGVDGWRAGWYDELPADPDESGDVIGDVRAVLD; via the coding sequence ATGACAGTACTCGCACCATACGGCTTCGCCGCGGACGGCGGAACGGAGAGGGAGACGAACGACGAGGCGAACGCGGAGGTCACGGCGACGGAGATCGATCCGACGACCGAGACGCCGGTGGAATCGCTGACGGACCCGGGATCCCTGCGCGGACGGGAGGGACCGACCGTCGCCGAGCGGACGCACGCGCACGAGGACCCGGACCACTGCGAGGCGACGGCCGCCGGTCGGGCGGTCGTCGGCGTGACGAACGACAGCGGAGCGGTGTTGCTCCTCCGCCCGGAAGACGCGGACCGCGTCTTTCTGCCCAACACCGTCGTCGAGGCGGACGGGGACTGGGCGGACGCCGCTCGCCGGGCGGTCGCCGAAGAGGCGGGCACGACCGTCCGACTGGACGGTGTCGAACGGCTTCGGACGGTCGACCACGTCGTCGGAACGGACGGCGACACCCGACACCAGAACACGACCTGGCACGTGCTGTTCCGCGGGTCACCCGTCGACGCGTCCGACGATGTCTCCAGCGGCGTCGACGGGTGGCGCGCCGGCTGGTACGACGAACTCCCGGCCGACCCCGACGAGAGCGGTGACGTGATCGGCGACGTCCGGGCCGTCCTCGACTGA
- a CDS encoding phenylalanine--tRNA ligase beta subunit-related protein, translating to MPTVEIDPDELRELTGHDEKSDEQLREDMFALGLEYEGETDDGEFELEFAPDRLDRLSVEGVARSLRYQYGDDRGVYVPTTNDADWTIEVDADVPDERPYVTGAVVRGLDMDEAALESLIQLQEKLHATMGRQRAKGAIGVHDLTMLKGQVGATGGEDTPEEEADPRTEVAPSGGNSVRYTGIGKREDRFVPLEENHEMTPQEVLMAHHTANKFSDLVEDYGSMPAIYDDVGMFSFPPIINGKRTEVTTDSRDLFVEMTGTDQWTIDHMLNIVCYALDARGGRVEEIEIEYADDASGDYAGNTLVRPNFETKTKTVDHADIESMLGIDLDGEEVVDLMQRAGLDAAADDDTEREPERRETPDASADALSYEVEIPPYRVDVLHPVDVIDDVGRAFGFNELDPRYPDVSTVGGRHDRSRLERAARESLVGLGFEDLLNFHLISEAANYERPGVERGSDALGGGEPAVIGEPYSEDYEIVRTWALPSIMLVLENNTHRSYPQHLSEVGLAIEQDETQPTLVDERHTVAAALARHDASYEDAKASLQALCRAFDVELATPPTDHPTFISGRTADIVIDGRKVGVIGEVHPKVLVEYDLEVPVAAFEFELDALR from the coding sequence ATGCCGACCGTCGAGATAGACCCCGACGAGCTCCGAGAGCTCACCGGCCACGACGAGAAGAGCGACGAACAGCTGCGCGAGGACATGTTCGCCCTCGGCCTCGAGTACGAGGGCGAGACCGACGACGGCGAGTTCGAGCTGGAGTTCGCGCCCGACCGACTCGACCGCCTCTCGGTCGAGGGTGTCGCCCGCTCGCTGCGCTACCAGTACGGCGACGACCGGGGCGTCTACGTCCCGACGACCAACGACGCCGACTGGACCATCGAGGTCGACGCCGACGTGCCCGACGAGCGCCCGTACGTCACCGGCGCCGTCGTCCGCGGGCTGGACATGGACGAGGCCGCCCTCGAATCGCTCATCCAGCTGCAGGAGAAGCTCCACGCGACGATGGGCCGCCAGCGCGCCAAGGGCGCCATCGGCGTCCACGACCTGACCATGCTGAAGGGCCAGGTCGGCGCTACCGGCGGCGAGGACACGCCCGAGGAGGAGGCCGACCCCCGCACCGAGGTCGCGCCCTCGGGCGGCAACTCCGTCCGCTACACCGGGATCGGCAAGCGCGAGGACCGCTTCGTCCCCCTGGAGGAGAACCACGAGATGACTCCCCAGGAGGTCTTGATGGCCCACCACACCGCAAACAAGTTCTCCGACTTGGTCGAGGACTACGGGTCGATGCCGGCCATCTACGACGACGTCGGGATGTTCTCGTTCCCGCCGATCATCAACGGCAAGCGCACCGAGGTCACCACCGACTCCCGGGATCTGTTCGTCGAGATGACCGGCACCGACCAGTGGACGATCGACCACATGCTCAACATCGTCTGCTACGCGCTCGACGCCCGCGGCGGCCGCGTCGAGGAGATCGAAATCGAGTACGCCGACGACGCAAGCGGCGACTACGCGGGCAACACGCTCGTCCGCCCGAACTTCGAGACGAAGACCAAGACCGTCGACCACGCCGACATCGAGTCGATGCTCGGGATCGACCTCGACGGCGAGGAAGTCGTCGACCTGATGCAGCGCGCCGGGTTGGACGCCGCCGCGGACGACGACACGGAACGCGAGCCCGAGCGGCGGGAGACCCCGGACGCGAGCGCCGACGCGCTGTCCTACGAGGTGGAGATCCCGCCCTACCGCGTGGACGTGCTCCACCCCGTCGACGTGATCGACGACGTGGGCCGGGCCTTCGGGTTCAACGAACTCGACCCCCGCTACCCCGACGTGTCCACCGTCGGCGGTCGCCACGACCGCTCCCGGCTGGAGCGGGCCGCCCGCGAGTCGCTCGTCGGGCTCGGCTTCGAGGACCTGCTCAATTTCCACCTCATCAGCGAGGCGGCCAACTACGAGCGACCGGGCGTCGAGCGCGGCAGCGACGCCCTCGGCGGCGGCGAACCCGCCGTCATCGGGGAACCCTACAGCGAGGACTACGAGATCGTCCGCACCTGGGCGTTGCCCTCGATCATGCTCGTCCTCGAAAACAACACCCACCGGTCGTACCCCCAGCACCTCTCGGAGGTCGGGCTCGCCATCGAGCAGGACGAGACCCAGCCGACGCTGGTCGACGAACGGCACACCGTCGCGGCCGCGCTCGCCCGCCACGACGCCTCCTACGAGGACGCCAAGGCCAGCCTCCAGGCGCTGTGTCGCGCCTTCGACGTCGAGCTGGCCACCCCGCCGACCGACCACCCGACGTTCATCTCCGGCCGCACCGCCGACATCGTCATCGACGGCCGGAAGGTCGGCGTCATCGGCGAGGTCCACCCGAAGGTGCTCGTCGAGTACGATCTGGAGGTCCCCGTCGCGGCCTTCGAGTTCGAACTGGACGCGCTCCGGTAG
- the pheS gene encoding phenylalanine--tRNA ligase subunit alpha: MKLPETQVAVLEAASADDPTPVEQIAEETGEQVQAVAGAAFELEAQGLLAVTERTDAELVLTEEGDDYAYDGLPEHSLWVGGLSNDAVDEPIELGQAIGRGGLEDEQVEIALSNFARKGMGTIDSGSIQVDPDFDLEADAERTLLEVLRGEEGEIAPDEADEEAVASLERRGLVEREESTVREVTLTDEGVTAMMEGIEVAETVGQITPELLTSGEWEAVEFAEYNVQADAETVHGGKPHALREMSERVTDVLVGMGFEEMQGPHVDADFYINDCLFMPQDHPARNHWDRFALEEPAAIDREHLPPDLVDRVEAAHRDGVGPDGEGYHSPWDEDFARALALRGHTTNLSVRHLAGLAEGDLEPPQRYFSIEKAYRNDTLDSTHLLEFFQIEGWVMAEDLSVRDLMGTFTEFYEQFGITDIQFKPHYNPYTEPSFELFGRHPETDELIEIGNSGIFRPEMLEPLGVEADVMAWGLALERLFMLATGAEDIRDVHGTLVDLEFLRNEEVVY, translated from the coding sequence ATGAAACTTCCGGAAACGCAGGTCGCCGTGCTCGAAGCCGCGAGCGCGGACGACCCCACACCAGTCGAACAGATCGCCGAGGAGACCGGCGAGCAGGTCCAGGCGGTGGCCGGCGCCGCCTTCGAACTCGAAGCACAGGGCTTGCTCGCCGTCACCGAACGGACCGACGCCGAACTCGTCCTCACCGAGGAGGGCGATGACTACGCCTACGACGGCCTGCCCGAACACAGCCTCTGGGTCGGCGGCCTCTCCAACGACGCCGTCGACGAGCCGATCGAACTCGGTCAGGCCATCGGCCGCGGCGGCCTGGAAGACGAACAGGTCGAGATCGCGCTCTCGAACTTCGCCCGCAAGGGCATGGGGACCATCGACAGCGGCTCCATCCAGGTCGACCCCGACTTCGACCTCGAAGCCGATGCCGAGCGCACGCTCCTCGAAGTGCTCCGCGGCGAGGAGGGCGAGATCGCCCCCGACGAGGCCGACGAGGAAGCCGTCGCGTCGCTCGAACGCCGCGGGCTCGTCGAACGCGAGGAGTCGACGGTGCGGGAGGTCACGCTGACCGACGAGGGCGTCACCGCGATGATGGAGGGCATCGAGGTCGCCGAGACCGTCGGTCAGATCACGCCGGAACTGCTGACCTCCGGCGAGTGGGAGGCGGTCGAGTTCGCCGAGTACAACGTCCAGGCGGACGCCGAGACGGTCCACGGCGGCAAGCCCCACGCGCTGCGGGAGATGTCCGAGCGCGTCACGGACGTGCTCGTCGGGATGGGCTTCGAGGAGATGCAGGGGCCCCACGTCGACGCCGACTTCTACATCAACGACTGCCTGTTCATGCCCCAGGACCACCCGGCGCGCAACCACTGGGACCGCTTCGCCCTCGAGGAGCCGGCGGCGATCGACCGCGAGCACCTCCCGCCGGATCTCGTCGACCGCGTCGAGGCCGCCCACCGCGACGGCGTCGGCCCCGACGGCGAGGGGTATCACTCCCCCTGGGACGAGGACTTCGCCCGGGCGCTCGCGCTGCGCGGCCACACCACGAACCTCTCGGTGCGTCACCTCGCCGGCCTCGCCGAGGGCGACCTGGAACCGCCCCAACGGTACTTCTCCATCGAGAAAGCGTATCGCAACGACACCCTCGACTCGACGCATCTGCTGGAGTTCTTCCAGATCGAGGGCTGGGTGATGGCCGAGGACCTCTCGGTGCGGGACCTGATGGGCACGTTCACCGAGTTCTACGAGCAGTTCGGCATCACCGACATCCAGTTCAAGCCCCACTACAATCCCTACACCGAGCCGAGCTTCGAGCTGTTCGGCCGCCACCCCGAGACGGACGAACTCATCGAGATCGGTAACTCGGGCATCTTCCGCCCGGAGATGCTCGAACCGCTCGGCGTGGAGGCCGACGTGATGGCGTGGGGACTCGCGCTCGAACGGCTGTTCATGCTCGCGACCGGCGCCGAAGACATCCGCGACGTCCACGGCACGCTCGTGGACCTGGAGTTCCTGCGGAACGAGGAGGTGGTGTACTGA